The Blastopirellula marina genome contains the following window.
CGTCCCGGCCAAGACTAACCATGCCGTGCACATCAGCAAGAATAGAGCCGCCACATAGACGGCGCGATAGACGTAAAACTTACTACGACGCGGGGTTACGGCCGCCTCGCGAGTAAAAACCGGACCAATAAACAAGTCCAGACTCCCCAACGGTTTACGGTGAAATCGCCAAACAGATCATTATATCACGAACGATTCTAACGGAACCCTCAAGCCGTTTTCTGAGTTCAATTTATGCAAAACTTCGTGCTTCCGCGGTTGCGTTTGGGCATAACGGATAGGAATGCCGAGCATTCAGGATCTTTTTTTCAGCCGTAGTAACTTTGGCACAATAACTGGTCCCCCTCATCCCTCTTATTTAGTAGATGCCGCTTAGGCGACTGCGGCGTAGGACTCCAAGGCGTTGACATCTCCTTTTGAACACCGGCTTACCGAAGCCGAGATTGCGGCCCTCTACCAAGAGCACGGGGAAGAGCTGCGCAGGTTCCTTTGGGGGGTGGTCGCCGATTGGAATCAGGTTCAAGACATCATTCAAACTACGTTTCGCAAACTGGTAGAGGTGGGTCATGAAACTCAGCCTGATAGCCGCAAGGCTTGGCTGTTCCAAGTCGCCTACCGCGAAGCACTGGCCCATCGCCGGAAGCAAGGAACTCACAAGAGGGTTCTCGATCGTCTGCTGGAAAGCCAGCCGGAAGATTCGACCATTGAGGACGACCCCCTGGTTCGCGAGGAAATGACCGCCACGGTCCGCGAAGCCATCCAACAGCTTTCGCCCGACTTACAGCAAGTCTTGCGAATGCGAATTTATGAAGACAAAACGTTCGCCCAAATCGCAGAGGAGCTAGACATTCCTCTAGGAACAGCTTTGGGACGAATGCGAAATGCCATGCTTAAGTTACGCGGCAAGCTGGCCTGGACCCAGCGCGACGCCTAACCAACAACGAGAATCATCGAATGATCCGTAGTGTTGATTTTGTAGACTTCGATTCCGATGACGCCCGGTTCTTTGATGCCGTTCGTTACCTGCTGGACGAAATGAGTCCTTCCGAGGCAGAGCATTTTGAAGAGCAGTTGGCGACCGATCAATCGCTTCGAGAACTATTGGCCGAAGCGGTCCAGTTAACCCAAACAACCTATGCAGCGCACGTGCCTCTTACCGTTCCTACGGAGCATGCCTCGGTCGCGGCGGCCAGCACGACCGCTCCGGGGAACGGCACTTTGCCTATCGGTTTCTTCCTAGCCTTAGCGGCGTCGCTTTTGATTGCCGCAGTTGGCAGCGTGACGTTCTACTGGAATGAAGCAAACCACGACGTCGCCGGGCCAAGTCCCCCTAGCGAAGAAGTCCACTTGGCTTCGGCTTGGGCGGAACAATTCGAGTCGCAGTCGGATGAACTGGCGGAACTTTGGGAAGACGACCTTCTGACATTTACCTCGGTCGATGCACTTCCAGAGGAAAATGTCGAGGAGACGTTCCTTGCCGCTTCGCCCACGTCACCTCCCGCTTGGATGCTGAAGGCCTTGGCAGCCGAGCAGGACGATTCCCCCGTTCGCCCCTCCATGTAGTTTCTGTCCGTACCGTTGTCCCATTTAACGTTTCGATATTGCTGATGATGCTCGTTTCGACACCAGTTCGTTCTCTCGGGTTTGTTGCCTTGACGGCCTTGGCGGGATTGTTTGCCAGCGAGGTGGCCACAGCTCAAGACGCCAAAGTCCAAAAGGGCCGAACGGTTCCAGTAACCTCGAATGCCAACACAGACCGCCCTCGTCAGTTGGCTCAATCGATCGATGCCGAGAACAAACTCAGTCGACAGGAACGCGAGCAGCGAGAAGAACAAGCCTTGGCATTCGCCAAAGAACATCATCCGGCCCTCGAGAAACTACTGAAGCAATTGCGAGGTATGGACCAAAAGGAATACGGCCGGGCAATTCGCGAGCTTTATCGCGTGAGCGAACGACTTAGCTCGCTAAAAGATCGCAACCCGCGTCTGTATGAGTCACAGCTAAAGCTTTGGAAGGTCAACAGCAATGCCACGTTGCTGGCAGCCCGCTTGCAATTAAACCCTGGTAATGATGACCTGCGAAATCAGCTGCGTGAAGCACTGACCGAGAAACGCGAACTTCAAGTGAAGTTTATGAAGGAAGAACTCGAGCGAGCCCAACTCCGTGTCGAGCGTCTTGAACGCAACCTGGAACGCTTTGATGAAGAAAGCCAAGTGGCAATCGAACGTCAAATGCGTCAATTAGCAGCCCCGGATCGGCCTTCCAAAAAGAATCCGGAAAAGACAACCGACGGCAAGTGAGACGATTATTCCCACGACATCTTCTTACCCAAGAATCAGGTTCATGGTCACACCCCACGTTCCAAATACCGCGAAGGATAGCAGCCCAATGAATGCAATCACCTCTCGCTTTTGGTTATTGCTCGTAGCCGCCCTGGCTATCGTCATGACAAGTTCTGCCTCAGCGGAATCCCTCGGCAATGCCGAGCCTGATCTGAAGGTCGCCCCTACGATCATCGATCGGTTCACTCCGGAAGACGTTACCGAAACGCCCGACTTCCAGAAGCATGTTATCCCGTTGATGAGCCGTATGGGATGTAACGGACGCTCGTGCCACGGTTCGTTCCAAGGTCGAGGTGGCTTTATCCTCTCGCTATTCGGCTACGACTTCAAAGCGGACCACGCGGCAATCACCACCGGCGAAGAACCACGCGTCGACTTAGAATCGCCTGATGAAAGCTTGATCATCTTCAAGCCCACTGACGAAGACATGCACGAAGGTGGCCAGGTTTACGAACTTGGCAGCTGGGAACATCGCGTCCTGAAAAACTGGATCAAAGCTGGCGCCAAATTCGACGAGAGTCAGGTCGCCATCCTCGACCGTCTGGAAGTCACGCCCGAGGAAATCGTCTTCTCTGATAAAGATCAGACACAACAGCTAACCGCGATCGCAGTCTGGGCCGACGGCAGCCGGGAAGATGTCACCCCGCTTTGTCGCTTCACCACCAATGACGATCAAGTTGCCAACATCGATCGCGATGGTTTGGTTTCGTCCAACGAATCAGGGGACACGCATGTTGTCGTCGCGTACGACAAAGCGGTCATCGCCGTACCCGTCCTTCGCCCAGTGAGCCAGCTTATCGGTGAGAGCTATCCCGACGTCCCTGCGCCCACCAAGGTCGATCAGTTGGTCGTCCAGAAGTTACGCAAGATGGGAATCGTTCCGTCTGACCTAACCTCCGACGAGCAATTCCTCCGCCGCGTCAGCCTCGACATCGCTGGCACGTTGCCCACGCCGTCTGAAATCCGAGCGTTCAACGCCGATAGCAATCCAGACAAACGAGCTCAAAAGATCGATCAACTTCTTGAAACGCCTGCCTACGTCGCCAAGATGACGACGCTGCTTTGCGACATCACTGGCAATAACGATCAACAACTGGTCAACGTTTCTCCGATGCGAGTCGGCCCAGCCCAAGAGTGGTACGACTGGATTTACGATCGCGTTGAAAAGAATACGCCGTATGACCAAATCGCCGAAGGCATCATCCTCGCCCGTAGTCGATTGGAAGGGGAAAGCTACCGCGAATACTGTGAAGAGATGAGCGACATGTACCGCGAAGGGGACTCGTTCGCTGATCGCAAATACATGACACACTACTGGGCTCGCCGTGAGTTCCGTCAACCGGAAGAACGTGCCATCGCGTTTGCTTACGCGTTCATGGGTGTACGAATTCAGTGTGCCCAGTGTCATAAGCATCCGTTTGATGTTTGGTCGAAGAACGATTTTGACGAGTTCAAAACCTTCTTCACTGGGGCCCGCTTCGCGGCACAGCCCCCACGCAACGACCGCGATGCTTTTGACGAATACCAGGCGATGCTCGACAACCTGGATATCGACAAGACACTGCGCGGCAACCAGCAGCGCCGAGAATTTGCCAAGCAGCTGCAAAAGGGTAAGACCGTTCCCTTCCCCGAACTGGTCGTCACGCCCGTTCGCTCGAACGCTGTCCGTAACGCGAAGAACAAGAAGGACCGTGGCCTAGCCTCTCGTTCGCCAGAAGCACGCGTTTTAGGTGAAGAGGCGATTGATCTTCGCGATTATGAAGACGTCCGCGAGCCGGTCATGGAGTGGCTGCGTGGAAAGGACAATCCCTACTTCGCTCGGGCGATCGTCAATCGTGTTTGGGCAACCTACTTCAGTGCAGGTATCGTGAATCCCACCGACGATCTAAGCCTGGGTAATCCACCTAGCAATGCTCCCCTGCTCGATTACCTAGCTGAGCAATTCGTCGCCCACGATTACGACTTAAAGTGGCTACACCGTGAAATTGCCAACAGCCGTACTTACCAACTCTCGTGGGTTCCTAATGAAACGAACCGTTTTGATACTCGCAACTTCAGCCGCGCCGTGCCACGTCGCCTTCCGGCCGAAGTCGCGTACGACATCATTCAACAGGCGACCGCTGGGGACGAGACGATCGGAACGTACCTCTCCGACATCGACAAGCGAGCGATCGCGATCCCTGGCACACGCCTCACGGGCAATTCCTCCTATCCTCTGCAGATTTTTGGA
Protein-coding sequences here:
- a CDS encoding DUF1549 domain-containing protein; the encoded protein is MNAITSRFWLLLVAALAIVMTSSASAESLGNAEPDLKVAPTIIDRFTPEDVTETPDFQKHVIPLMSRMGCNGRSCHGSFQGRGGFILSLFGYDFKADHAAITTGEEPRVDLESPDESLIIFKPTDEDMHEGGQVYELGSWEHRVLKNWIKAGAKFDESQVAILDRLEVTPEEIVFSDKDQTQQLTAIAVWADGSREDVTPLCRFTTNDDQVANIDRDGLVSSNESGDTHVVVAYDKAVIAVPVLRPVSQLIGESYPDVPAPTKVDQLVVQKLRKMGIVPSDLTSDEQFLRRVSLDIAGTLPTPSEIRAFNADSNPDKRAQKIDQLLETPAYVAKMTTLLCDITGNNDQQLVNVSPMRVGPAQEWYDWIYDRVEKNTPYDQIAEGIILARSRLEGESYREYCEEMSDMYREGDSFADRKYMTHYWARREFRQPEERAIAFAYAFMGVRIQCAQCHKHPFDVWSKNDFDEFKTFFTGARFAAQPPRNDRDAFDEYQAMLDNLDIDKTLRGNQQRREFAKQLQKGKTVPFPELVVTPVRSNAVRNAKNKKDRGLASRSPEARVLGEEAIDLRDYEDVREPVMEWLRGKDNPYFARAIVNRVWATYFSAGIVNPTDDLSLGNPPSNAPLLDYLAEQFVAHDYDLKWLHREIANSRTYQLSWVPNETNRFDTRNFSRAVPRRLPAEVAYDIIQQATAGDETIGTYLSDIDKRAIAIPGTRLTGNSSYPLQIFGRSERASNCDCDRSMEATLLQTVFLQNDFSLHSAIGSNQSWVGEVGRSMKPQIDKKSTQEQQIQAQIKRLYEQLGNGRDAILRLTENGNKQRAYEIRQKVTAGRKRLEKLRNQLDELKTEAKQKPVEEVAFDSPAEMVEEAYLRTLSRKPSEKEMTISLSHFQEAKDPVAGLHDLMWALLNTKEFIVNH
- a CDS encoding RNA polymerase sigma factor, with amino-acid sequence MTSPFEHRLTEAEIAALYQEHGEELRRFLWGVVADWNQVQDIIQTTFRKLVEVGHETQPDSRKAWLFQVAYREALAHRRKQGTHKRVLDRLLESQPEDSTIEDDPLVREEMTATVREAIQQLSPDLQQVLRMRIYEDKTFAQIAEELDIPLGTALGRMRNAMLKLRGKLAWTQRDA